One window of Bactrocera tryoni isolate S06 chromosome 2, CSIRO_BtryS06_freeze2, whole genome shotgun sequence genomic DNA carries:
- the LOC120768137 gene encoding schwannomin-interacting protein 1-like codes for MGSEEHNQESKERNAWKTGIQTRLANAQLGRLNDPSSDTESHSSDSETCPKLSKARQVDNMSALNISLADKPTYPNAGSGHASISSLSSAAAANKYQTQQQMQRSQSKQQSFQTTMSAFSSEDLECDFFTKQAKLQIEARMALAQAKEMAHMQMEIERQNRRVSPITDIIRVSLRKVGVQMTADKRRVSRQMLTDMNIAQLQILVNSLHTHIEELNESLVHNLMERDDLHVSQDSMLVDIEELTRYIGANEHLAQRYKNQNPYNHN; via the exons ATGGGTTCGGAGGAACACAACCAGGAATCCAAGGAGCGAAATGCTTGGAAGACGGGCATACAGACAAGATTAGCAA ACGCACAGTTGGGTCGCTTAAATGATCCCTCATCGGACACCGAAAGCCATAGTTCAGACTCAGAGACGTGCCCGAAATTATCCAAAGCTAGACAAGTGGATAATATGAGTGCACTTAATATATCCCTGGCCGACAAACCCACCTACCCAAATGCAGGTAGTGGACACGCCTCAATTTCGTCACTCAGCTCCGCGGCTGCGGCCAACAAAtatcaaacacaacaacaaatgcaacgttcacaaagcaaacaacaaagttTCCAAACGACAATGTCTGCGTTCAGCAGTGAAGATTTGGAGTGTGATTTCTTCACCAAGCAAGCCAAGCTGCAGATTGAAGCACGCATGGCATTGGCACAAGCCAAAGAGATGGCTCACATGCAAATGGAG ATTGAGCGACAAAATCGACGCGTATCACCGATTACCGATATCATACGTGTTTCGCTGCGTAAGGTGGGCGTCCAAATGACCGCCGATAAACGTCGTGTCTCGCGACAAATGCTAACCGATATGAATATAGCGCAACTCCAAATACTCGTCAATAGTCTGCACACACATATTGAAGAGCTAAATGAGTCACTAGTGCATAATCTAATGGAACGGGATGATCTGCATGTCTCACAAGACTCCATGCTGGTGGATATTGAAGAGCTTACGAGATATAT